A single Gasterosteus aculeatus chromosome 2, fGasAcu3.hap1.1, whole genome shotgun sequence DNA region contains:
- the opn7d gene encoding opsin 7, group member d isoform X4, translating into MGNASDTSAVFASTISKERDILMGSLYSVFCVLSLVGNCILLLVAYHKRSTLKPAEFFIINLSISDLGMTLSLFPLAIPSAFKHRWLFGELTCQLYAMCGVLFGLCSLTNLTALSLVCCLKVCFPNHGNRFSSSHARLLVVAVWGYASVFAVGPLARWGRYSPEPYGTACCIDWHAPNHELAALSYIVCLFVFCYALPCATIFLSYTFILLTVRGSRQAVQQHVSPQTKTTNAHALIVKLSVAVCIGFLGAWTPYAVVAIWAAFGDATLVPPDAFALAAMFAKSSTIYNPVVYLLCKPNFRACLYRDTTLLRQRIYRGSPRSEPKAHFGSTSQRNKDMSVSVRSSNGQQDSYGACTENAAPCHVMTPQRTACILTESTNREVTVSRLADKPQADFL; encoded by the exons ATGGGAAATGCTTCAGACACATCCGCCGTGTTTGCCTCCACCATCTCCAAGGAGCGCGACATCCTCATGGGTTCACTCTACAGCGTCTTTT GTGTCCTGTCCCTCGTGGGCAACTGCATTCTGCTACTTGTTGCATATCACAAGCGGTCGACCTTGAAACCAGCGGAGTTCTTCATCATCAATCTCTCCATCAGCGACCTTGGCATGACGCTCTCTTTATTCCCACTGGCAATTCCATCAGCTTTTAAACACAG GTGGCTCTTTGGAGAACTCACCTGTCAGCTCTACGCCATGTGTGGAGTACTGTTTGGTCTGTGCAGCCTGACCAACCTCACGGCCCTCTCCTTGGTGTGCTGCCTTAAAGTCTGCTTCCCCAACCACG GTAACCGGTTTTCCTCGTCGCACGCCCGCCTCCTGGTCGTCGCGGTGTGGGGTTACGCCTCAGTCTTTGCCGTCGGGCCCTTGGCGCGTTGGGGGCGTTACAGCCCCGAGCCTTACGGCACCGCCTGCTGCATCGACTGGCACGCGCCCAACCACGAGCTTGCCGCTTTGTCTTACATCGTCTGCCTTTTCGTTTTTTGCTACGCGCTGCCCTGCGCCACCATCTTCCTGTCCTACACCTTCATTCTGCTGACGGTGCGGGGGTCGCGGCAGGCCGTGCAGCAGCACGTGTCACCGCAGACCAAAACCACCAACGCGCACGCTCTCATTGTCAAG CTGTCGGTGGCAGTATGTATAGGCTTCCTCGGTGCCTGGACTCCATATGCTGTCGTGGCCATCTGGGCTGCTTTTGGGGACGCTACGCTGGTTCCTCCGGATGCATTTGCCCTCGCCGCCATGTTTGCAAAGTCTTCCACCATCTACAACCCCGTGGTCTATCTGCTGTGTAAGCCCAACTTCCGTGCGTGTCTCTACAGAGACACTACTCTGTTGAGACAGAGGATCTACAGGGGAAGTCCACGGTCAGAGCCGAAAGCACATTTCGGATCGACCTCGCAGCGCAACAAGGACATGAGCGTCTCCGTGCGCTCATCAAACGGACAGCAGGACAGCTACGGGGCGTGCACGGAGAACGCAGCGCCGTGTCACGTGATGACGCCCCAGAGGACGGCCTGCATCCTGACTGAATCCACTAACAGAGAGGTGACAGTTAGCCGGCTCGCTGACAAACCACAGGCAGATTTCCTCTAG
- the opn7d gene encoding opsin 7, group member d isoform X1 gives MLTTFQMGNASDTSAVFASTISKERDILMGSLYSVFCKSTTRKAAGAPCPAHDQSLFCFTGVLSLVGNCILLLVAYHKRSTLKPAEFFIINLSISDLGMTLSLFPLAIPSAFKHRWLFGELTCQLYAMCGVLFGLCSLTNLTALSLVCCLKVCFPNHGNRFSSSHARLLVVAVWGYASVFAVGPLARWGRYSPEPYGTACCIDWHAPNHELAALSYIVCLFVFCYALPCATIFLSYTFILLTVRGSRQAVQQHVSPQTKTTNAHALIVKLSVAVCIGFLGAWTPYAVVAIWAAFGDATLVPPDAFALAAMFAKSSTIYNPVVYLLCKPNFRACLYRDTTLLRQRIYRGSPRSEPKAHFGSTSQRNKDMSVSVRSSNGQQDSYGACTENAAPCHVMTPQRTACILTESTNREVTVSRLADKPQADFL, from the exons ATGTTAACGACATTTCAGATGGGAAATGCTTCAGACACATCCGCCGTGTTTGCCTCCACCATCTCCAAGGAGCGCGACATCCTCATGGGTTCACTCTACAGCGTCTTTTGTAAGTCCACAACAAGAAAAGCTGCAGGTGCGCCATGTCCCGCCCACGATCAATCTCTCTTTTGCTTTACAGGTGTCCTGTCCCTCGTGGGCAACTGCATTCTGCTACTTGTTGCATATCACAAGCGGTCGACCTTGAAACCAGCGGAGTTCTTCATCATCAATCTCTCCATCAGCGACCTTGGCATGACGCTCTCTTTATTCCCACTGGCAATTCCATCAGCTTTTAAACACAG GTGGCTCTTTGGAGAACTCACCTGTCAGCTCTACGCCATGTGTGGAGTACTGTTTGGTCTGTGCAGCCTGACCAACCTCACGGCCCTCTCCTTGGTGTGCTGCCTTAAAGTCTGCTTCCCCAACCACG GTAACCGGTTTTCCTCGTCGCACGCCCGCCTCCTGGTCGTCGCGGTGTGGGGTTACGCCTCAGTCTTTGCCGTCGGGCCCTTGGCGCGTTGGGGGCGTTACAGCCCCGAGCCTTACGGCACCGCCTGCTGCATCGACTGGCACGCGCCCAACCACGAGCTTGCCGCTTTGTCTTACATCGTCTGCCTTTTCGTTTTTTGCTACGCGCTGCCCTGCGCCACCATCTTCCTGTCCTACACCTTCATTCTGCTGACGGTGCGGGGGTCGCGGCAGGCCGTGCAGCAGCACGTGTCACCGCAGACCAAAACCACCAACGCGCACGCTCTCATTGTCAAG CTGTCGGTGGCAGTATGTATAGGCTTCCTCGGTGCCTGGACTCCATATGCTGTCGTGGCCATCTGGGCTGCTTTTGGGGACGCTACGCTGGTTCCTCCGGATGCATTTGCCCTCGCCGCCATGTTTGCAAAGTCTTCCACCATCTACAACCCCGTGGTCTATCTGCTGTGTAAGCCCAACTTCCGTGCGTGTCTCTACAGAGACACTACTCTGTTGAGACAGAGGATCTACAGGGGAAGTCCACGGTCAGAGCCGAAAGCACATTTCGGATCGACCTCGCAGCGCAACAAGGACATGAGCGTCTCCGTGCGCTCATCAAACGGACAGCAGGACAGCTACGGGGCGTGCACGGAGAACGCAGCGCCGTGTCACGTGATGACGCCCCAGAGGACGGCCTGCATCCTGACTGAATCCACTAACAGAGAGGTGACAGTTAGCCGGCTCGCTGACAAACCACAGGCAGATTTCCTCTAG
- the opn7d gene encoding opsin 7, group member d isoform X2 encodes MGNASDTSAVFASTISKERDILMGSLYSVFCKSTTRKAAGAPCPAHDQSLFCFTGVLSLVGNCILLLVAYHKRSTLKPAEFFIINLSISDLGMTLSLFPLAIPSAFKHRWLFGELTCQLYAMCGVLFGLCSLTNLTALSLVCCLKVCFPNHGNRFSSSHARLLVVAVWGYASVFAVGPLARWGRYSPEPYGTACCIDWHAPNHELAALSYIVCLFVFCYALPCATIFLSYTFILLTVRGSRQAVQQHVSPQTKTTNAHALIVKLSVAVCIGFLGAWTPYAVVAIWAAFGDATLVPPDAFALAAMFAKSSTIYNPVVYLLCKPNFRACLYRDTTLLRQRIYRGSPRSEPKAHFGSTSQRNKDMSVSVRSSNGQQDSYGACTENAAPCHVMTPQRTACILTESTNREVTVSRLADKPQADFL; translated from the exons ATGGGAAATGCTTCAGACACATCCGCCGTGTTTGCCTCCACCATCTCCAAGGAGCGCGACATCCTCATGGGTTCACTCTACAGCGTCTTTTGTAAGTCCACAACAAGAAAAGCTGCAGGTGCGCCATGTCCCGCCCACGATCAATCTCTCTTTTGCTTTACAGGTGTCCTGTCCCTCGTGGGCAACTGCATTCTGCTACTTGTTGCATATCACAAGCGGTCGACCTTGAAACCAGCGGAGTTCTTCATCATCAATCTCTCCATCAGCGACCTTGGCATGACGCTCTCTTTATTCCCACTGGCAATTCCATCAGCTTTTAAACACAG GTGGCTCTTTGGAGAACTCACCTGTCAGCTCTACGCCATGTGTGGAGTACTGTTTGGTCTGTGCAGCCTGACCAACCTCACGGCCCTCTCCTTGGTGTGCTGCCTTAAAGTCTGCTTCCCCAACCACG GTAACCGGTTTTCCTCGTCGCACGCCCGCCTCCTGGTCGTCGCGGTGTGGGGTTACGCCTCAGTCTTTGCCGTCGGGCCCTTGGCGCGTTGGGGGCGTTACAGCCCCGAGCCTTACGGCACCGCCTGCTGCATCGACTGGCACGCGCCCAACCACGAGCTTGCCGCTTTGTCTTACATCGTCTGCCTTTTCGTTTTTTGCTACGCGCTGCCCTGCGCCACCATCTTCCTGTCCTACACCTTCATTCTGCTGACGGTGCGGGGGTCGCGGCAGGCCGTGCAGCAGCACGTGTCACCGCAGACCAAAACCACCAACGCGCACGCTCTCATTGTCAAG CTGTCGGTGGCAGTATGTATAGGCTTCCTCGGTGCCTGGACTCCATATGCTGTCGTGGCCATCTGGGCTGCTTTTGGGGACGCTACGCTGGTTCCTCCGGATGCATTTGCCCTCGCCGCCATGTTTGCAAAGTCTTCCACCATCTACAACCCCGTGGTCTATCTGCTGTGTAAGCCCAACTTCCGTGCGTGTCTCTACAGAGACACTACTCTGTTGAGACAGAGGATCTACAGGGGAAGTCCACGGTCAGAGCCGAAAGCACATTTCGGATCGACCTCGCAGCGCAACAAGGACATGAGCGTCTCCGTGCGCTCATCAAACGGACAGCAGGACAGCTACGGGGCGTGCACGGAGAACGCAGCGCCGTGTCACGTGATGACGCCCCAGAGGACGGCCTGCATCCTGACTGAATCCACTAACAGAGAGGTGACAGTTAGCCGGCTCGCTGACAAACCACAGGCAGATTTCCTCTAG
- the opn7d gene encoding opsin 7, group member d isoform X3 — MLTTFQMGNASDTSAVFASTISKERDILMGSLYSVFCVLSLVGNCILLLVAYHKRSTLKPAEFFIINLSISDLGMTLSLFPLAIPSAFKHRWLFGELTCQLYAMCGVLFGLCSLTNLTALSLVCCLKVCFPNHGNRFSSSHARLLVVAVWGYASVFAVGPLARWGRYSPEPYGTACCIDWHAPNHELAALSYIVCLFVFCYALPCATIFLSYTFILLTVRGSRQAVQQHVSPQTKTTNAHALIVKLSVAVCIGFLGAWTPYAVVAIWAAFGDATLVPPDAFALAAMFAKSSTIYNPVVYLLCKPNFRACLYRDTTLLRQRIYRGSPRSEPKAHFGSTSQRNKDMSVSVRSSNGQQDSYGACTENAAPCHVMTPQRTACILTESTNREVTVSRLADKPQADFL; from the exons ATGTTAACGACATTTCAGATGGGAAATGCTTCAGACACATCCGCCGTGTTTGCCTCCACCATCTCCAAGGAGCGCGACATCCTCATGGGTTCACTCTACAGCGTCTTTT GTGTCCTGTCCCTCGTGGGCAACTGCATTCTGCTACTTGTTGCATATCACAAGCGGTCGACCTTGAAACCAGCGGAGTTCTTCATCATCAATCTCTCCATCAGCGACCTTGGCATGACGCTCTCTTTATTCCCACTGGCAATTCCATCAGCTTTTAAACACAG GTGGCTCTTTGGAGAACTCACCTGTCAGCTCTACGCCATGTGTGGAGTACTGTTTGGTCTGTGCAGCCTGACCAACCTCACGGCCCTCTCCTTGGTGTGCTGCCTTAAAGTCTGCTTCCCCAACCACG GTAACCGGTTTTCCTCGTCGCACGCCCGCCTCCTGGTCGTCGCGGTGTGGGGTTACGCCTCAGTCTTTGCCGTCGGGCCCTTGGCGCGTTGGGGGCGTTACAGCCCCGAGCCTTACGGCACCGCCTGCTGCATCGACTGGCACGCGCCCAACCACGAGCTTGCCGCTTTGTCTTACATCGTCTGCCTTTTCGTTTTTTGCTACGCGCTGCCCTGCGCCACCATCTTCCTGTCCTACACCTTCATTCTGCTGACGGTGCGGGGGTCGCGGCAGGCCGTGCAGCAGCACGTGTCACCGCAGACCAAAACCACCAACGCGCACGCTCTCATTGTCAAG CTGTCGGTGGCAGTATGTATAGGCTTCCTCGGTGCCTGGACTCCATATGCTGTCGTGGCCATCTGGGCTGCTTTTGGGGACGCTACGCTGGTTCCTCCGGATGCATTTGCCCTCGCCGCCATGTTTGCAAAGTCTTCCACCATCTACAACCCCGTGGTCTATCTGCTGTGTAAGCCCAACTTCCGTGCGTGTCTCTACAGAGACACTACTCTGTTGAGACAGAGGATCTACAGGGGAAGTCCACGGTCAGAGCCGAAAGCACATTTCGGATCGACCTCGCAGCGCAACAAGGACATGAGCGTCTCCGTGCGCTCATCAAACGGACAGCAGGACAGCTACGGGGCGTGCACGGAGAACGCAGCGCCGTGTCACGTGATGACGCCCCAGAGGACGGCCTGCATCCTGACTGAATCCACTAACAGAGAGGTGACAGTTAGCCGGCTCGCTGACAAACCACAGGCAGATTTCCTCTAG